One region of Fibrobacter sp. genomic DNA includes:
- a CDS encoding glycoside hydrolase family 9 protein — MEFPIRYNHVGYAPDAAKVFFVNPDELKKITQENVEKLRFRIVDESGCVLHAGAFREGSFDHHGLCDYSGENLWTGDFSNVKTLCFCSIQICECKECCEGVVPKVVFETEKFEIGTAWIERQLNANIKSFYFQRSGVELEEKFAGKWARPAAHFDDDIAFHSMMNREGHWNAHGGWYDAGDYGKYIVNGGVSVGTLLLACGLCDGRVKSISEGGTFELPYGLKDEVRFELDFFLRMQDVDGGVFFKVTPEHWDAFVSPVDSDRLQKRLVLGKSTSSTLNFAGALAMAAMVYRKDDAAFADLCLAAAQRAYAWALKNPAVEWPHNTEGSGGYGDEHLDDEFFWTRAALYCKTRDKELCGLLQNDMKNNPPKLGLDWRDTQNFGWILLALQDFDLNLQGVARKALEDTAAEIIRLQKEDAYGLSIRKFIWGSNGDVANHALTLAVVKLWRAEVNDESLDHWCRELINFIYGRNPVNRSFVIGSAWSSPKHPHHRLSHGDGVKEPIPGLIVGGINCDRQDGHRAPHYPSPLPGHSYTDERCSFASNETAINWNAPLTTVLAMLCC; from the coding sequence ATGGAATTCCCTATTCGTTATAATCACGTTGGCTACGCACCTGATGCGGCCAAAGTTTTCTTTGTAAACCCCGACGAGTTGAAGAAAATTACCCAAGAGAACGTCGAAAAACTCAGATTCCGTATTGTGGATGAGTCTGGTTGTGTTCTTCATGCGGGTGCTTTTAGGGAAGGATCTTTTGATCATCACGGTCTTTGCGACTATTCTGGAGAAAATCTCTGGACCGGGGATTTTTCTAATGTGAAGACGCTTTGTTTTTGCTCCATTCAAATTTGCGAATGCAAGGAATGTTGCGAAGGTGTTGTTCCTAAGGTTGTCTTTGAAACAGAAAAGTTTGAAATCGGTACGGCTTGGATTGAACGTCAGTTGAATGCCAATATCAAGTCTTTCTACTTCCAGCGTAGTGGTGTGGAACTTGAGGAAAAGTTTGCCGGCAAGTGGGCCAGACCTGCTGCCCATTTTGATGATGATATCGCCTTCCATTCCATGATGAATCGCGAAGGTCACTGGAATGCTCATGGCGGTTGGTATGATGCCGGCGACTACGGCAAGTACATTGTGAACGGTGGCGTGTCTGTAGGTACCTTGCTTTTGGCTTGCGGACTGTGTGACGGTCGTGTCAAGAGCATTAGCGAAGGCGGTACTTTTGAATTGCCTTATGGCTTGAAGGATGAAGTCCGTTTTGAATTGGATTTCTTCCTGCGTATGCAAGATGTGGATGGAGGCGTATTCTTTAAGGTAACGCCAGAACATTGGGACGCTTTTGTTTCTCCGGTGGATTCAGACAGGTTGCAGAAACGCTTGGTGCTGGGCAAGTCCACTTCCTCCACGTTGAATTTTGCAGGCGCCTTGGCAATGGCTGCCATGGTTTACCGCAAGGACGATGCCGCCTTTGCTGACTTGTGCCTCGCCGCTGCCCAGAGAGCTTACGCCTGGGCCTTGAAGAATCCTGCAGTGGAATGGCCGCACAATACGGAAGGCAGCGGTGGGTATGGCGATGAACATCTTGATGATGAATTCTTCTGGACTCGTGCCGCCCTCTATTGCAAAACCCGTGATAAGGAACTTTGCGGTTTGCTGCAGAATGACATGAAGAACAACCCGCCGAAGCTTGGCCTGGACTGGCGCGACACCCAGAACTTTGGATGGATTCTTTTGGCTTTGCAGGACTTTGATTTGAATTTGCAGGGCGTAGCCCGTAAGGCTCTTGAAGATACTGCTGCTGAAATCATTCGTTTGCAAAAAGAAGATGCTTACGGCCTTTCTATCCGCAAGTTTATTTGGGGCAGCAACGGTGACGTTGCCAACCATGCCTTGACCCTAGCTGTCGTAAAACTGTGGCGAGCAGAAGTCAATGACGAATCCTTGGACCACTGGTGCAGAGAACTGATCAACTTTATCTATGGCCGTAATCCTGTGAACCGTAGTTTCGTGATCGGTTCTGCCTGGAGTTCTCCCAAGCATCCGCACCATCGTTTAAGCCATGGTGACGGCGTCAAGGAACCTATTCCGGGTTTGATCGTCGGCGGTATTAACTGCGATCGTCAGGATGGTCATCGTGCGCCTCATTATCCAAGTCCGCTGCCTGGACATTCCTACACGGATGAACGTTGCTCTTTCGCTAGTAACGAAACGGCCATCAACTGGAATGCTCCGCTGACGACCGTACTTGCAATGCTTTGCTGCTAA
- a CDS encoding YdcF family protein codes for MAKIPTKKEKKRIKRLITIASIGFVLLVIAFYLIMTQSGHWLVDDDEFDHVKWVAVLDGQSADLERSDYAASLLAEGRADSVLILGRRCLRNRNNAEFYVDDFMKQGNFDSSVVFMAPHDDASTIGEAYTIIPWLKKHKADTVLLLTTAAATHRVKRIFTKLSGESPVFLTADIHDFRYSADSWYTNRESRKNWLREWAALAVSYVDLWPAGNLTEADSTYYKPIVTVAEYERQKSPIVNLQDLLPKVQKKIAEATPDSVKSEEISSSSVQQSSSSNVPEKDDKKEKESAKADSTKK; via the coding sequence ATGGCTAAAATTCCTACAAAAAAAGAAAAGAAGCGTATCAAGCGATTAATCACAATCGCATCCATTGGCTTTGTCTTGCTGGTAATCGCCTTTTACCTCATCATGACCCAGAGCGGCCATTGGCTTGTGGATGATGATGAATTCGACCACGTTAAGTGGGTCGCTGTTCTCGACGGACAATCCGCTGACTTGGAACGCAGCGACTACGCCGCATCACTCCTTGCCGAAGGACGCGCCGACTCCGTATTGATTCTTGGCAGACGCTGTCTTCGCAATCGCAACAATGCAGAGTTCTATGTCGACGACTTCATGAAGCAGGGAAACTTCGACAGCAGCGTTGTGTTCATGGCTCCCCACGACGACGCTTCCACCATCGGAGAAGCCTACACCATCATTCCCTGGCTCAAGAAGCACAAGGCAGACACAGTCCTTCTCCTGACTACGGCAGCCGCCACACACCGCGTCAAAAGAATATTCACCAAGCTTTCCGGAGAATCCCCGGTATTCCTGACTGCAGACATCCACGACTTCCGTTACAGCGCAGACTCTTGGTATACGAACAGGGAATCTCGTAAGAACTGGCTTCGCGAATGGGCTGCCCTCGCTGTTTCCTACGTCGATCTTTGGCCCGCAGGAAACCTCACTGAAGCGGATTCCACATACTACAAGCCCATCGTCACTGTGGCAGAATACGAGCGTCAAAAGAGTCCCATCGTGAACCTTCAGGATCTCCTGCCCAAGGTTCAGAAGAAGATTGCAGAAGCGACGCCGGACTCAGTAAAGTCCGAAGAAATTTCCTCTTCTTCTGTCCAGCAGTCCTCTTCATCCAACGTTCCCGAAAAGGATGACAAAAAAGAAAAGGAGTCCGCCAAGGCAGACTCCACGAAGAAATAG
- the rimI gene encoding ribosomal protein S18-alanine N-acetyltransferase, which translates to MPIRKMELKDIPAVLDIQNALAFQDWNERQMKQEISANYTYAVVYENSFAEILGYAIFHMLGPDSELLSIAVSEKAQRSGIGCELLLSGFAQLNFEEGDCCFLEVRENNLKARRFYEKYGFQFFGSRKKYYSDGENAALYKAESPTLG; encoded by the coding sequence ATGCCCATCCGCAAAATGGAACTGAAGGACATCCCGGCTGTCTTGGATATTCAAAACGCGCTCGCATTCCAAGACTGGAATGAACGTCAGATGAAGCAGGAAATTTCCGCCAACTACACCTATGCTGTAGTGTATGAGAATAGTTTCGCAGAAATTCTGGGATACGCAATATTCCACATGTTGGGACCGGATTCAGAGTTGCTGAGCATCGCAGTCAGCGAAAAGGCCCAACGTTCCGGCATTGGCTGCGAGCTTCTTTTAAGCGGCTTCGCACAGTTGAATTTTGAAGAGGGCGACTGTTGTTTTCTGGAAGTTCGCGAGAACAACCTGAAGGCAAGACGCTTTTACGAGAAATACGGCTTTCAGTTTTTCGGATCGCGCAAGAAATATTATTCCGACGGCGAAAACGCAGCCTTGTACAAGGCAGAGAGTCCGACACTAGGCTAA
- the tsaB gene encoding tRNA (adenosine(37)-N6)-threonylcarbamoyltransferase complex dimerization subunit type 1 TsaB produces the protein MKLDLFVDTSRKGISMAISGEASNGSAPLYEETVNPEARGETASALLDELLNRVGATLDDVKRVMVTLGPGSFSGLRTGVAFCQGLCFSGKRNLFGVSSLQALECFGTAEGFAADQVAVLIRARNGYWYLRQTVSAQVEESFISTEEVLGKLQANKPAMLVVDAPALADEGIGAFIKQSNIATADEQGQPLSKWAPLFDSVKPSLIQEANYIQPSYFEKLK, from the coding sequence ATGAAACTTGATCTTTTTGTAGATACATCCCGCAAGGGAATTTCCATGGCAATAAGCGGCGAAGCCTCCAACGGTTCCGCCCCGCTTTACGAAGAAACAGTCAATCCTGAGGCACGCGGAGAAACGGCGTCTGCCCTTTTGGACGAATTGCTGAATCGCGTAGGGGCAACTCTTGACGACGTGAAGCGAGTCATGGTGACCTTAGGTCCGGGTTCCTTCAGCGGTCTCCGTACAGGCGTGGCCTTCTGCCAAGGTCTCTGCTTTAGCGGCAAGAGAAACCTTTTTGGAGTCAGCTCTCTGCAGGCCTTGGAATGCTTCGGTACCGCCGAAGGTTTTGCCGCAGACCAGGTTGCGGTCCTCATCAGAGCCCGCAACGGCTACTGGTACCTGCGTCAGACTGTTAGCGCACAAGTCGAAGAAAGCTTTATCTCTACCGAAGAAGTTCTTGGCAAGTTGCAGGCAAACAAGCCGGCAATGCTAGTTGTAGACGCCCCCGCTCTCGCCGATGAGGGCATTGGAGCTTTCATCAAGCAGAGCAACATTGCAACCGCAGACGAACAAGGCCAGCCTCTTTCCAAGTGGGCCCCGCTGTTCGATTCCGTCAAGCCCAGTCTCATTCAAGAAGCAAACTACATCCAGCCGTCCTACTTCGAGAAGTTGAAGTAA